From a single Apium graveolens cultivar Ventura chromosome 2, ASM990537v1, whole genome shotgun sequence genomic region:
- the LOC141688528 gene encoding uncharacterized protein LOC141688528: MTMKRSREDEVTMANCLMLLSQIGKSETLSTGRVYECKTCNRQFPSFQALGGHRASHKKPKLMAGDLLQVVPMKPKTHECSICGAEFALGQALGGHMRRHRAEMEANSSSTSTTISDDNKAVEGVPILKKSNSCKRVWGLDLNLMPYDNYLKLGWVLHFNNKMAMKRSREDELAMANYLTLLSHTVKSEILPTGRVYECKTCYRQFPSFQALGGHRASHKKPKLMAGDLLQVVPMKPKTHECSICGAEFALGQALGGHMRRHRAEMEANSTGTTISDDHEVVKVVPILKKSNSCKRVWGLDLNLMPYDNCLKLGR; encoded by the exons ATGACAATGAAGAGAAGTAGAGAAGATGAAGTAACCATGGCCAACTGTCTCATGCTTCTTTCTCAAATCGGCAAATCCGAGACTCTTTCGACCGGCCGTGTTTACGAATGCAAAACATGTAATCGACAGTTCCCGTCGTTCCAAGCATTAGGCGGTCACCGGGCCAGTCACAAGAAGCCTAAGTTAATGGCTGGAGATCTTTTACAAGTAGTGCCTATGAAGCCAAAGACACACGAGTGCTCAATATGCGGAGCTGAATTTGCTTTAGGTCAAGCTCTTGGGGGGCACATGCGGCGTCACCGTGCAGAAATGGAGGCTAATTCATCTAGTACTTCTACGACGATAAGTGATGATAATAAGGCTGTGGAGGGGGTGCCCATTTTAAAGAAGAGTAACAGTTGCAAAAGAGTTTGGGGTTTGGATCTTAATTTGATGCCGTATGATAATTATTTGAAGCTGGGATGG GTATTACATTTTAACAATAAGATGGCAATGAAGAGAAGTAGAGAAGATGAACTAGCCATGGCTAATTATCTAACGCTTCTTTCTCACACTGTCAAATCCGAGATTCTTCCAACCGGCCGTGTTTACGAATGCAAAACATGTTATCGACAGTTCCCGTCGTTCCAAGCGTTAGGCGGTCACCGGGCCAGTCACAAGAAGCCTAAGTTAATGGCTGGAGATCTTTTACAAGTAGTGCCTATGAAGCCGAAGACACACGAGTGCTCTATATGCGGAGCTGAGTTTGCTTTAGGTCAAGCTCTTGGGGGACACATGCGGCGTCACCGCGCAGAAATGGAGGCTAATTCTACTGGTACGACAATTAGTGATGATCATGAGGTTGTGAAGGTGGTGCCCATTTTGAAGAAGAGTAATAGTTGCAAAAGGGTTTGGGGGTTGGATCTTAATTTGATGCCGTATGATAATTGTTTGAAGTTGGGACGGTAG
- the LOC141705908 gene encoding zinc finger protein ZAT12-like, whose protein sequence is MTMKRSREDEVTMANCLMLLSQIGKSETLSTGRVYECKTCNRQFPSFQALGGHRASHKKPKLMAGDLLQVVPMKPKTHECSICGAEFALGQALGGHMRRHRAEMEANSSSTSTTISDSITITDDHKVVKVVPILKRSNSCKRVWGLDLNLMPYDHDFLKLGS, encoded by the coding sequence ATGACAATGAAGAGAAGTAGAGAAGATGAAGTAACCATGGCCAACTGTCTCATGCTTCTTTCTCAAATCGGCAAATCCGAGACTCTTTCGACCGGCCGTGTTTACGAATGCAAAACATGTAATCGACAGTTCCCGTCGTTCCAAGCATTAGGCGGTCACCGGGCCAGTCACAAGAAGCCTAAGTTAATGGCTGGAGATCTTTTACAAGTAGTGCCTATGAAGCCAAAGACACACGAGTGCTCAATATGCGGAGCTGAATTTGCTTTAGGTCAAGCTCTTGGGGGGCACATGCGGCGTCACCGTGCAGAAATGGAGGCTAATTCATCTAGTACTTCTACGACGATAAGTGATTCTATTACTATAACTGATGATCATAAGGTTGTGAAAGTGGTGCCTATTTTGAAGAGGAGTAATAGTTGCAAAAGAGTTTGGGGTTTGGATCTTAATTTAATGCCATATGATCATGATTTTTTAAAGTTAGGGTCATAA